A segment of the Nasonia vitripennis strain AsymCx chromosome 2, Nvit_psr_1.1, whole genome shotgun sequence genome:
TGtgccctctcgctcgctctttctctttgctgctactgctcgagtacttcgctgctgctgctgcacacgcGCGGCCGCTGCACTCATACATGCACGGAGATACCTATCCGCTCGCGCGTCGaacggcggcagcggcggtgaggaaaaaagagagtgaAGCGAcgacgagcagcagcagcagcgcgagagagggacggcgagagcgagagcaagaaAGACAAAAATAAAGGGGAACACGAAAGGCCATAAGggacagagggagagagagagagagagagagagagagagagagagagggagtgagagagcgagctGAAAGGTGCCCAGCGAGAATTGGAAGACGGACGGCGGCACGCACAGGCCGCCGCCGAGTAGGTACAACAGACCGAACGTGCAGAGGAAACGCGTCGAATCTGTCACTTTACGCGCGAGCCTTCggcgctcctctctctctctctctctctccctctactGTACACGTACATGCATATAGGTGTACGCGCGATGTATATGATGCAGCTCCGAACCGATCGAAAAAAGTGGCAGCAGGCGCGGAGAACGAGCGTACGTACGAAGGAAGGCAGCAGAAAAAAGGCGCAGGCAAAAAAGACAAAAGGAacgcggcggtggcggcggcggcagcgctcgtatatacgtatacatactcGCTCCTCTCCGGGCCCCCCGTGTATAACAAGCACCCATGCACTCTTTGATGATATATATCGGCGTGGAGATGGGGAAGGAGAAGGAGGGGGGAGAAAAGTCTCTCATACACACACTACGAAGCTAGTATACGGAGTCGGGAGACcaatacagagagagagagagagagagagagagagacacgggCGCGCAAGTAGAAGATGATGATGAAGAGGGGCACGTATAATCGTAATAAACGcaggctgcgcgcgcgcgcgcgctgccgatcatcgccgccgccgactaTACGACGACGGTGTACTGCGCTAATAGCTGCTTAATGAAAGCAAACGCGCGCGGGGGGAAGGAGGTATGGAGAGACACACTGaatagagagtgagagaggagtaaaaaagaaaggagTCAAGGAGTGGGTGTCGTCGACTGGCCgatgataatgataatgaCGAAGAGGGCGATAATTATGATGTATCTTACCCGAGCAGGCGAGAGAGCACGCAGCAGCAGTGCCCCCGAAATCCTCAGCAGCAGCTACGGCGACGGCGCGTTCCTCGCATTGTTTTTCGCGTCGCTCCAGCTCCTTGGCGAATGtgttctttctctcgcggtCCCTCGCTGGATGCCTGTCGCTAGCGCCGGGCGCGCCCGCGTGCGCAAGATGTCTCTGCCGCGGCGCGGCCGACGGGGAAGCTGCTCCGTTCTCCAGCCTCCGGAACGCCGCAGTCGCTTCTCCcgctttctctccctcggctCCGGTCAATGTAGCTCGACACACAGACACAAAAACCGCACTTTACTcccagcggcggcggctgcggcggcggtggcggcggcgtcgAGGTCCGCTCCTTGCGCACTAGACCCTGCCGAGATTGCCCTGCACGCTGAGAGAGAGGAGTGTCCTGATGGGGTCCTGCAGCAGTGGCAGCATCGGCAGCAGCCGAGTGTGTAGGAGAGACGAGACGAGGACGCGGCGGCCACTCCGTCCCGGCCCAAGGACTCGGCGGTAGCTCCGACTCGGCGACGAGGACGCTGCGTCGTCCTGCGACGGGGGCTCGGCTCCGGCTCCGCGGGCGAATTTTCCAGGATCTCACTCGCCCTCGGCtctctcagcagcagcagcagcagcagcagcagcagcagcacccaCGACACCCAAACGCCGCCATCTTGTACTGcaatttgtgtgtgtgtttcgtTTCGGGTTTCGTTTTCCGGGATTCCTCTCTCTTGAgcgcgctctctccctctctttcttgcGCCCGCTACAGCGCTACTATACGTACGCGCTATCCCCGTTTCCCGCACtgcaccgcgcgcgcacgtacaGACACATACATGTATACCACGATACACACTGCACTCTCCTGCCTGTCCGCTGCAGCTCCGTCCTGCTCGCGCGCACAACCGCTCTCCGCTCTCGCGTAGGCTACTGACTTGTGTGCGAGCGCATATAGGTACCTACACACCAGCTACGTACTCTGCACCATACTGGCTCCGTATAACAGCGCGCTGATGCCTGCCCACGACGACTACAGTACGACTACACGGCGGCAGCACTGCTCTGCTCCTGCCGCCTGCTGGCTGATGATGCGCGGAGCAGGGGAGCGGAGGGGAGGCAGTAGGTGTGGTGGGGAGCACCGCCCGGCTGACGGTCCGTTACGGCTCAGCCATGACcgtcgtcctctctctctctctcagctctcttCCCTGTCTCTCTCAGGCCTCAGCCAAGTAGTTTCTCAAGATGCGGCTGCTCTGCACATACACTGCCGTACTGATACCATACAcccctctctcactcactcgcgctcactctcgggtatttaatgcatttttaaagggacgagagagcgagagagacagagcccTTTGTACCGAACCTTACGGCCGCGCCGCCGGACATTGTCGGCGAACCTTCTCGGAACACAGTATACACAGGCCGCCACGACGCAGTTATATCGCCTCGGGGAAATGGGCAGGGAATGTTCTTAAGACGGTTCTTAATgatgttttaaagatatcgaTGCGACGGCGACGCGCCGCGCGAGGCGGAGATATATAGCTATGTATTATACATAAGCCGAGAGGCAGCGCGCGCCGTGAGGAGGGGAGGAAGAACAGATTTTCGAGCGGATTTGCCTAACACGTTGCGGCCCGTTGGCTGCGCACGATTATATGCACTATCGTATAAGTGTCTACATACGGGCCGAGGACTCGAGGATGAGGAGTGAGCGagaatatatctatatatatatatatacacacacacacacatatatatatatatatataagcttCCTTTTGTCGATGCTGTGTCCTGTGTGTGGAAATATTCCGCTGCAGGAGGCTCCGTGACGCTTTTCAAGGTCGGCGCGGACAAAGTAGGCGGGGAAGCTTATTAGACCCTTGGCTGCGCCATACAATCGAGAACGTCTCTGTTATTTcggcgtctctctctttctctgaatAAGAAATGCAgcgtcttttctctctctctctctcttccgatGACGGACTGCGCGCGCGATCAATCGCTCCGCGGTGATAAGATTTTTATCGAATCCAGCGACACTCGATTGATGCGCAGCGATATACAGTCTGGTTGGCACTTAGTTGATCAAATAAACGCGAAGGGAGTAATTAGAGAGTGGCGATAGGAGTATCTATATAATCGGACGTATGAGtgtctacacacacacacacacacacacacacacacactggcGTTCTGCAGTTGACCGGCCCCTGAGCAAACATGAATGCATCGTTACTGAAGGCCAACTAAGCTACTTACGCCTACTTATGGAATTTAGACGCTCAATTACGCCGCGTTTCCGTCGCTATCCCGGCGCGCACTTTCCACAAAGCTGCGAGAATGCGAGTTGGTTTAACAAGGGGCGCGTGTATCATTTTCCACAAGTTTGCTTTATCGATCTCCTTGCGCGGACTTGCTGTGATATTCAGAGGTACACGAGGTAACtatattcattttcttttctGCATATACTTTCATTGTCGCGCGGTTCGAATCCGATGAGTACTTACTGCGCACAGATCGAAGCTGTAATTTACCTACTCAAGTATTGAACGGTCACGCGGCGAGTTATTTTTATGCGATTTTTCAGCCGTAAAATTGCAAGAGCGTCATGATTTCTTCCAACTTTGAGGAGAtaagttttttcattttaccgCGGTgcagttttattttaaatttgccGTTAATCGTGCTATGATTTAGTAGGTATTTCTCTGATAGCGACTGTGTAATAACTAAGTTGGCCGCTTTTATTCGCGAAAATATTACcggtaaaaataataaagagtCGATTGCACTACGGGCTCGAGTAACGCTTCTTAGAAACCCCGTGCGTGTTTATAAGCCAATCGGCAGtctaaatatttaaactttGAAACTAAATATTTGTGCCAGCAAGGCAGCCATACCGAACTTCTCAACGTGTTACAAGTCGCGTCGTTGATAAATGGCCATCGTTTATTTCACATTTATTCCTCAGTTTATTATCAATCATAATCGCAGACATCGACGtttttaagtatttattattttaaatagcccaTCAACTTATTCGAAGTTAATCAAACCTTTGATTTATCTTTTTATACTGCTAAAaaacagattttttaaattgttccCCGCGCCGCAATACTATAAATAATACATGTATTTTAAACTTAGCGATGAAGGGGGGATTTTGAGTGACAGATCGTAAACACGCGGGTCTTTGATTGCGAAACGTCGGTGGCGCCTAACAGAATCAAATGCCTTATTAATTGAATCAGAACTAAAGGGTTATTCTCGCATCAATGGAAGCGTATTTGATTACAGTTTTCACGCCACAATCAATTATGCACAGCGACAAAATACTCGCTCTCTTActtgcccccccccctccccccatCCGTcctttttaatcatttttttctatCCCTATAGGTATAACAGTTGCACGACGATAAAGTCGCTACATACATCAGCGTGTAAGTatatataagtactcgctcgCGTGATTGGTGTATAAGGAATGATCGATCGCGATGCTGAAGTGCAGCGTCAAATGACTGTTAATTTATTAAACCGCGACGTTATTTCAGCAGGAGAATATCGCTGCCGGCGGCGTTTTATCGTATTTCTCAATTAACTCTCATTAGCAGTCTATAGGCAGTACATCGGCAGCGACAACGCACGAAAAGCGTCTATCGTCGACATACATCTATAGATTTTGGAACACAAGTGCGATAAGATATAAACACATCGTCGTGACATCTCGGCGGCCGCGATCCGCCCAACGCGAAAACTTGCACGCGCGGATCAGTACCTATAATATGCATCGGAGTGGAATAAAGTCCCCGAGATGGAATCTCCGGCGCGTGGAAAAGCGTGACGACAACAAAAAGGAGAGGAGAGCTAAgcattgagagagagagagagagagagagagagagagacagcgacGACGAGTCCACGCGAGGCAgcagaagaagtagaagaagaggaagaagaagaagaagcgagaAGGGAGATGGCAAGTTTTGACTGTCTCTTGACAGTCACTCAACACAGGTCgtgggctctctctctctctctctcgctctcgcaatATACACTCACTCGCGAAGAGATTGGGGTGAGAGAGACGGGTTTTGTCTTCGTTTTCAGTAAGCTTCTCACTCGGCGCGCACACAGCTGCGCcgtgtcgagagagagagagaggctctaGCAGCCGGCGCGTGGGGGATGCGTTTCAGTTCCGAGCGTTCCAAAATCAGACCGACGACGAGAGTAGCTCTTCTCCCCCACTCTTCCTTTCGCTCTCTCAAGACAGAGACGGAGCTACCCCGCGTTGTATATAATATAGCagtgtatatgtgtatgtgtgtgcgtgcgtatataTGACACTAGCACTACACACTGTGCGATGGCGGGGAGAGGAGGCGAAAGAGAGCCGATATATACACAGCGGGGCAGCGCGGGAGGGAGGGGGACAAATCTCTCACGCTTGAGTTTACGTGTGGTTAGCGCTGTACTACGAGCCCACTGTATAATACACAGCCCCGCGCGgatgtatatacgtgtatatagctatattgccatatacacgtatatacacgCAGCCGTCAAAGGATACACACGTCGACTCGGCGTGTTGGtgcgtgtatatacacacacggacACACACGGGCGGCAAGGCTCTCTCCATTCGTCGTGTGTAAATAAATGCAccgccgttgctgctgctgccgctgctgctgctgctggcttcGCGGCGGCGTCATCTGCGTCAAAATGAAATCGTGTAAATAATAATGCCTTCGAGCCATTCagttctctctccctctctccgcccccccccccccaccccacCCCTTCAAGATGACTTTTCCTTTTGtcaggcgcgcgcgcagctccgaAAAACAATCCGCGCGCTCCATTACACGCTCGGCCAGCTAATAATACTCGGCGGCTTGTTAGACACACAGCGCGTGCCGTGCGCTTGTGTTAATTCATTAACGCGATATACTAAAGGAAGAGTCGCGCCTCTATATACTCGTGTTATATATACTACATTGTACGCGTACCGGGAATTCGGAGCGCGAGCGTGGcttctcttctttttactCCCCTACTCATAACGTACAACATAATATTTTACTGAACCTTATCGGACACGTTTTCTTTGCTCAGGGTTAGAGGCACttctgtgctgctgctgctgctgctgctgctgcggccgAGTGAAAGCCccgccgtcgccgtcgtcgtccttTTGACGTTTTTATGCGGGCTATTTATGCTCCGATTTTATGGGCATCATTAAAAATCGAtaaccttttttttattctcgtgTTTTATAACCAGCCAATAAAGGCCAAATGATAGCTCATAGCTGGCACgcataattgaatattatgcGTAGCCCGGAGACACGCACAAGCTGTGTGCGTGTAGAGCTCTGTATTCTCTACATAGAGATATCTTTCAATTATAATTAAGCGCTGTCACGCATACctgtatacatttttaatagttTTCCTTTAGTTATAGACGACATCGGCACTGCATatggtgtgtgtatatatatatatatatatatatatccggaATCTCGGTCTGCCAAAATTCTACTCTCCGATATCAgggaaaacaaaaaacttgTGACTTGTGATTCCACAATGGCAGTGTTATCGTCGCGAAATCTCTCGCGAACAAAGCTGCactcgagagggagagagagagagagagagagagagagagagagagagagagagagagagagagagagagagagagagagagagagagagagagagagagaatgcaaAGGTTAATTTATTTCTCTAGCTCCGCGGGCCACTCGACAGTGTACTCCCAGCTCCAAATCAAAAGGTTAAAAGCTTAAAGGATCAGCTactccgcgcgcgcattagCATAATTCaaatgaataaatttaaaggGATCGTTGCGCAGTATACCTTTATATACAGTATTACACATAGCGACGCGGCGTCCGTCAACAGATAAAATCGTCGTCATTCGATTCCATTATCTTTCCATCTAGAGTGTTCGATTTACCCAATGTCGGCAACTGCGCTGCTCTTGCGAACCGTCGCCGCATCAGCCAATTGTTTGTTCCGCGAAAACCTCCGCAGAAGCTCGACGGCATTATTCTCGACGATGGCGAAGAAAACGGCGGTATGTCTACTGGCCGAGGGCGCCGAGGAGATGGAAGCGATCGTCACCGTGGATATTCTACGTCGCGCCGGGGTGAGTCGGACAAATTCGCACATAACCTCTCCGGCTTTTCTTTGAGCGTCGAGCGGTCTCATTTGTTggaattattattgtaaataaacatTATTACTGTCTGCTTTACGCGTCTTCAGGGCTCTTCAATTACTCAACAATCGGCGGCGTCCTTTTTGTCGATTGTCGACTGTTGTGAATTCTTATTAACCACTTGCGATTGTTTATCTCTGTATATCGTCGCCCCCTATATAGGTACTATGAAAGTAGAACATTTCAGACCTCGCACCGAAAACTAATGTATTTGGTTAttcgccgcgaagactagcacgttTCATGGCTCAAACTAATGCTCTTTGTAGTATGAGAAAAACTTacgataatttaataatttttgtactagCTGACTCTCTGTATGTGAATGTTACTATGTACCACTTTGGCGTTCATAAATATCATCAATTTTTCAAGCATAAAGCCCCGAAACCGCTAATGTTTTCGTGAAAAGTGCTAGTCTTTGTGGCAAAAGCTTGAcctgtgctactcttcgcggcgAAAAATGTAAAGTACTATAACTCTTAACCAGAGGGATTTGGGACGTGCTCGTCTTCGAAAGGGAGCGACGACATTATATATGTGCGCAATTTCATTGTTATCAGAGCTATATGTATAGTGCGttgaatgataaaaataacgaGTTTGTTATTACTTTGCGAAAGGTATCCGTAACTGTTGCGAGTATAACAGATAAGGAGTGCATCAAATGCAGTCGAGACGTAAAGATTTGCACAGATGCGAAGATTGGCGACATTGAAGGACAAAAATACGATGCCGTTATTTTGCCAGGTGGAGTCGGCTGGAAAAACTTGGCTGCGGTAAGTTAAACATGCTCGGACGGTTTATTGCTTGATTGTTGGAATTATTACTCAATTCACTTTTCTTACACAGTCAGCCAGAGTAGGAGAAATACTTAAAGCTCAGGAATCAGAGAGCAAAGTAATTGCTGCAATTTGTGCTGCTCCAAATGTTTTGAAAGCCCATGGAATAGCAAAAGGAAAGAAGATCACTTCTTATCCTTCAGTGAAAAATGACCTAACAAGCGATTATAGTTATATTGATGATCAAATTGTTGTCACGGatggtaaataattttttgttatcataaaaattatctttaacTTTGAAGGCTATATTTGGTATCTCAATCTTTGATGATCTTTCAGGTAATTTGATAACAAGCAAGGGACCTGCTACTGCTTATGCATTTGGATTAGCTATTGTTGAAAAGTTAGTAGATAAGGAAACAGCACAAAAAGTAGCTGATGGTCTATTGTACAAGGATTACAAATAAtcttttaaaaagaaaagttaactagctttaaaaaaatgtttgatttttatttgattttccTAGAGTATCTATAATtagttattaattttcttaaaaataaaaaaaatcaattacaaatgtaattttacaaaaaaaaaaagagaaataaacATCAAAGTACAAaatgaaattgtttaattCGTCTATAAGATTATCTACATTCAGCGTCATTGTGCATAAAGCTtttgatagaaaaaaaatgtaacacATTACTTCGTAGGTTTCAGTTGTATGTTACGTAGCATACACAAATCTCTAGCGATTGCCTTGCGACCCATTATCGTTTGAACATCGTATAATCGTAATAATAAGTCTGTTGTAAAGAACTCAGGTAATGCTTTCAACAAGCTTGGCacctaaaaaaatatacattacggttattttaaagaaaagcaACATAACGTATGATAAAATTGAAACTCAATTAATATATAGACAGAAAAATAATGGCAGTCCAAATATTCGATTATTTCTCATGTCAAAAAAGCGTAGGCTTCATTTGTCAAATCATCTCTATAGACAGAGAATTAGCAACAGCAATAAGtgcaaaataaatttcttACCAGTGTTTGCGGCATTTTTTGAAGTACAAGGCGTGCTCTATCTTTTCCACATAGGACTGTCAATTGTAGAAATTGTAGTATAAAATGGGTATGCTGTGAAACTTCGCCATTTCTACCAGCCAAAAAGTTAAAGTTTGTGAACAGTCCGTTTAATGCACTGAGTAAAGGATCTCGCAAGACAATCGACTTTTGTCCATTTGACGTTCCTTGTGCTTGTGGAGAACTCGAACTAAACATGGAATTAGCGTCAATAGCTTCGTTCAGTCTTAATAGTTTGGCGGCAGGCATACCGATGTCCATGTCGTCAGGGTCTATATCTTTTCGTGCTCGTTTTCGGCTATTTGTTTGTTGAGGACTATTGTTACTATATTCTAAACTAGAAAATATACAGTAAACGCATAGCTTAGCTAATGCTGACGATTGCGGTTCAATGAGCTTCTTTCCCCTAGAACGCAAATAATTGTATTATGTTTAAGTAAACAGTGATTGTGactaatatttttctattacaaATACTTACTGCAAAGAGTTGTACAAATATTGTGGCAAAACGTTATTTATCAAATCTAGAGTAGAATTTTCTATATCGAGATGTAGAATTGCAAATATCAAATCTAGAGAACGATCGAGTTCTTCTTgatattgaattttcaataattcttTGACTAAATTCGAAACAAACCACAGAGGACCTCCAGTTTTTAATAAAGATTCTAGAGACTGTGTCGCTTGTATATTGATCCATCCACGCTGATAAATTCCCTGCCATATTTGTTGTAGTTGTTCGAGAATGGGGTATTTCGATGTTATACTGGAAATAAAAACGTTTAGCTTAGAATTTTAATACGTTAAACAGTAAAATCATGGCAAGATCAAAGgtcaaaaaatgaataatggGATAGCTTTTTATTGTGTGCATTTGAAGGTTCTCTATGCATTTGGTTAGATTGGTTAGTTACTAATATTGGTAAATTAAGATTCAAAGCTAGAGGCTAAAATGGGTAGTAAAGCTACAaagatcaaaatttttcaaaagatgATTCGCGACTCTTTTTTCATTATCTTCTTATGCATAGgcaacagaaaaatgaaaaatgtcttTGATGATAAGGAAACACGcttaaaatttatatgcatTATGTGAGTGTTTTTTACCTATGAGATACAGTAAGTACTTTCGTCTTCGTTTGCGACGGAAGGCTGTAATCATACTGCATTTTACGTATGATTTGAAACATAAAACTCGAcctaaaaaacaaatttgtcCATGTTagaaagatttgaaaaaatttaaagtcaaaccaattgatttttttatttcattacctCTCTTTGTAGTTGTCTTGCATCTCATCGTTGGCAATTGGCGAAATGAATTGCTGTACCATGTTCGCAGGTTTAAGTAATGATTCTTGGTGAGTGATACTCATATATGCACACAGCCAAGCAGCTGCACAAACCGGAAGGCAAAAGGAGGC
Coding sequences within it:
- the LOC100113484 gene encoding protein dj-1beta, with amino-acid sequence MSATALLLRTVAASANCLFRENLRRSSTALFSTMAKKTAVCLLAEGAEEMEAIVTVDILRRAGVSVTVASITDKECIKCSRDVKICTDAKIGDIEGQKYDAVILPGGVGWKNLAASARVGEILKAQESESKVIAAICAAPNVLKAHGIAKGKKITSYPSVKNDLTSDYSYIDDQIVVTDGNLITSKGPATAYAFGLAIVEKLVDKETAQKVADGLLYKDYK